The Candidatus Phaeomarinobacter ectocarpi genome includes a region encoding these proteins:
- the rpsR gene encoding 30S ribosomal protein S18: MKIIQTDASRRPFFRRRKTCPFSGANAPKIDYKDTRLLQRYVSERGKIVPSRITAVSAKKQRELARAIKRARFMAILPYVVD; encoded by the coding sequence ATGAAGATTATCCAGACAGACGCATCCCGTCGGCCTTTCTTCCGCCGTCGCAAGACCTGCCCGTTCTCCGGCGCCAACGCACCGAAGATCGACTACAAGGACACACGTCTTCTGCAGCGCTACGTTTCCGAGCGCGGCAAGATCGTCCCAAGCCGTATCACGGCTGTGTCCGCCAAGAAGCAGCGTGAACTGGCCCGTGCCATCAAGCGCGCCCGCTTCATGGCGATCCTGCCCTACGTGGTAGACTAA
- the rpsF gene encoding 30S ribosomal protein S6 has protein sequence MALYEHVFIARQDVSAQQVETLTEEFKSVLESNGGSIAKNEYWGIKTLAYKIKKNRKGHYTLLNIDAPHAAVAEMERQMRLHDDILRFITLRVDEHEEGPSAMMQSRGRDDRRGGRGGDRGGRGGDRGGDRGGDRGGDRGGDRGERRPAPVAEAAAPAADAPASEGADA, from the coding sequence ATGGCGCTTTACGAACACGTATTTATTGCCCGGCAGGATGTGTCGGCGCAGCAGGTCGAGACTCTGACTGAAGAGTTCAAGTCCGTGCTGGAAAGCAATGGCGGCTCAATCGCAAAGAACGAGTACTGGGGCATCAAAACCCTCGCCTACAAGATCAAGAAAAACCGCAAGGGTCACTACACCCTGCTCAACATCGACGCGCCGCATGCAGCGGTTGCTGAAATGGAACGCCAGATGCGTCTGCATGACGACATCCTGCGCTTCATCACGCTTCGCGTGGATGAGCATGAAGAAGGCCCGTCAGCCATGATGCAGTCACGTGGACGCGATGATCGCCGTGGCGGTCGTGGTGGCGACCGTGGTGGCCGTGGTGGTGATCGCGGTGGCGACCGTGGTGGTGACAGAGGCGGAGATCGCGGCGGAGATCGTGGCGAACGTCGTCCGGCACCCGTTGCTGAAGCAGCTGCACCTGCGGCAGACGCACCTGCTAGTGAAGGAGCAGACGCATGA
- a CDS encoding YjhX family toxin produces MAICVRMPIRRCRIFFRRLTTMNISRDEQRVLHALAQGGFIRHFRKISPSGRRQRVVHVECVTRDGWLLSICSLEIFGKLRKRRLIASTNGNPYVITRKGLVAVRARPDNR; encoded by the coding sequence ATGGCGATTTGCGTCCGCATGCCAATCCGCCGGTGCCGTATCTTCTTTAGACGGCTCACTACAATGAACATCTCCAGAGACGAACAGCGGGTGCTCCACGCACTCGCGCAGGGCGGATTCATTCGCCATTTCCGCAAAATTTCACCTTCCGGCAGACGTCAGCGTGTCGTTCACGTTGAATGTGTCACCCGGGATGGCTGGCTGCTATCCATCTGCAGCCTGGAAATCTTCGGAAAACTGCGAAAAAGACGGCTTATCGCGTCAACAAACGGCAATCCGTACGTGATTACGAGAAAGGGGCTGGTGGCTGTTCGGGCTCGGCCTGACAACCGATGA
- the fabD gene encoding ACP S-malonyltransferase has product MIRAFTFPGQGAQTIGMGKDLADTFPQAKAVFDEVDEALGEKLTSIMWDGPEEDLTLTMNTQPALMAVSLAVFRVLQAEAGLDLAKHAKFVAGHSLGEYSALCAAGSLDITTTAKLLRLRGEAMQRAVPAGKGAMAATLGLANDKVAEAADAAAKETGEPVGVANDNANGQVVISGSKAGVDRACELAKEAGAKRAMPLAVSAPFHSALMQPAADEMAEALKDVAIAAPTVPVVANVRAVAVSDPELIRTLLVEQVTGKVRWLESVVYMRDQGVEELVECGSGKVLTGLTKWIDKSIKGQTINSADAVRALVEAGL; this is encoded by the coding sequence ATGATCCGCGCATTCACATTTCCAGGCCAGGGTGCCCAGACTATAGGGATGGGCAAGGACCTGGCGGACACATTTCCCCAAGCCAAGGCCGTCTTTGACGAGGTCGATGAAGCCCTTGGCGAAAAGCTGACGTCAATCATGTGGGATGGGCCTGAGGAAGATCTGACCCTCACCATGAACACGCAGCCCGCTTTGATGGCAGTATCGCTGGCAGTGTTCCGTGTGCTGCAGGCTGAAGCAGGTCTTGACCTTGCAAAGCATGCAAAATTCGTCGCCGGACATTCCCTTGGCGAATACTCAGCCCTGTGTGCGGCAGGGTCGTTGGACATCACGACAACAGCCAAACTCCTGCGATTGCGCGGCGAAGCCATGCAGCGGGCTGTGCCCGCAGGCAAGGGGGCCATGGCAGCGACGCTGGGGCTTGCGAATGACAAGGTCGCTGAAGCCGCTGACGCAGCAGCAAAGGAAACCGGCGAGCCCGTCGGCGTGGCGAATGACAATGCCAATGGTCAGGTTGTGATTTCCGGCTCAAAGGCCGGCGTCGACCGCGCCTGTGAGTTGGCAAAAGAAGCGGGTGCCAAACGCGCCATGCCGCTGGCTGTATCCGCGCCGTTCCACTCCGCATTGATGCAGCCTGCAGCCGATGAGATGGCGGAAGCGCTCAAAGACGTCGCCATTGCCGCGCCCACAGTCCCTGTTGTCGCCAATGTCCGCGCAGTGGCAGTGAGCGATCCGGAATTGATCCGTACGCTGCTGGTTGAACAGGTGACCGGCAAAGTGCGGTGGCTCGAGAGCGTCGTATACATGCGCGATCAAGGTGTCGAGGAGCTTGTTGAATGTGGGTCAGGAAAGGTCCTGACCGGCCTGACCAAGTGGATTGATAAATCCATCAAGGGCCAGACAATCAACTCCGCTGATGCTGTGCGTGCGTTGGTTGAAGCCGGGCTTTAG
- a CDS encoding GFA family protein has product MPTFSGSCHCGAITFAIDADDADRDLYRCNCSLCTKKAIIMKPVRREDFQLTGGEAALSSYKWNQQIAEHFFCSRCGVYTHHKRRSDPSQISVNFGCLDNAIIPPEHEVGLVDGAKLE; this is encoded by the coding sequence ATGCCGACCTTTTCCGGGTCATGCCACTGCGGTGCCATAACGTTTGCGATTGATGCAGACGACGCAGATCGTGACCTGTATCGCTGCAACTGTAGTCTGTGCACTAAAAAAGCAATCATCATGAAACCGGTCCGCCGGGAAGATTTTCAGCTGACGGGCGGCGAGGCGGCGCTCTCTAGCTACAAATGGAACCAGCAGATTGCAGAGCATTTTTTCTGCTCTCGATGCGGCGTCTACACACACCACAAGCGGCGATCGGACCCGAGCCAGATAAGCGTGAATTTTGGTTGCCTCGACAATGCTATCATTCCGCCGGAACACGAGGTTGGCCTCGTCGACGGCGCTAAGCTTGAATAG
- the fabG gene encoding 3-oxoacyl-[acyl-carrier-protein] reductase, which produces MFDLTGKTALVTGATGGIGGAIAKSLHAQGATVGISGTRENVLNEVASDLGDRVHVLPCNLGDADAVDALPKQAEGALGQVDILVNNAGITRDNIFMRMKDDEWDQVLAVNLTASFRLSRGLMRGMMKRRWGRIVGITSVVGVTGNPGQANYAAAKAGMIGMTKSIAQEVASRGITANCVAPGFIQTAMTDVLDDGQKEAISTRIPAGRLGTSDEIAAATLYLASEEAAYVTGQTIHVNGGMAMI; this is translated from the coding sequence ATGTTTGACCTCACTGGCAAGACGGCCCTGGTAACCGGTGCTACCGGCGGTATCGGCGGTGCAATTGCAAAGTCGCTCCATGCACAGGGGGCAACAGTAGGCATATCCGGTACACGCGAGAATGTACTGAATGAAGTCGCATCAGACCTTGGCGACCGCGTCCATGTGTTGCCGTGCAATCTGGGTGATGCGGATGCTGTAGATGCTCTTCCCAAGCAGGCGGAAGGCGCGCTCGGCCAGGTCGATATCCTCGTGAACAATGCTGGCATCACCCGAGACAACATCTTTATGCGGATGAAAGATGACGAGTGGGACCAGGTCCTCGCCGTGAACTTGACGGCCAGCTTCCGCCTCTCGCGCGGCCTGATGCGCGGAATGATGAAACGCCGTTGGGGCCGTATTGTCGGCATCACGTCAGTCGTGGGCGTCACCGGAAATCCCGGACAGGCGAACTATGCCGCCGCAAAGGCCGGCATGATCGGAATGACCAAATCCATTGCCCAGGAAGTCGCAAGTCGGGGAATCACAGCCAATTGCGTGGCGCCCGGGTTCATCCAGACCGCCATGACCGATGTGCTGGATGATGGTCAAAAAGAGGCCATTTCGACCCGCATTCCTGCAGGTCGCCTAGGCACATCTGACGAGATTGCAGCGGCCACTTTGTATCTGGCCAGCGAAGAAGCAGCCTATGTCACCGGACAGACCATTCATGTGAATGGCGGCATGGCCATGATTTAA
- a CDS encoding acyl carrier protein yields MSDIAENVKKIVVEHLGVEADKVTENASFIDDLGADSLDTVELVMAFEEEFEVEIPDDAAETILTVGDAIKFIKENASS; encoded by the coding sequence ATGAGTGACATCGCAGAGAACGTCAAAAAGATCGTTGTTGAGCACCTTGGCGTTGAAGCCGACAAGGTCACCGAAAATGCCAGCTTCATTGACGACCTGGGCGCAGACAGCCTGGACACCGTTGAGCTGGTTATGGCTTTCGAAGAAGAATTCGAAGTCGAAATCCCTGATGATGCTGCTGAAACCATCCTGACGGTTGGCGATGCAATCAAGTTCATCAAGGAAAACGCCAGCAGCTAA
- the fabF gene encoding beta-ketoacyl-ACP synthase II: MRRAVVTGMGLVTPLGTGVETTWSRLLDGQSGAGQITKFDASGYPCTIACEVKRGDGTDGTFNQDDWVEPKEAKRMDDFIIYSQAAAKQALDDANWHPEEYEDQIRSGVIIGSGIGGLPGIEEGALTLHNKGLRRLSPFFIPGRLINLTSGYASIRWGLKGPNHSVVTACSTGAHAIGDAARMVMFGDADVMVAGGAEGAISPLGIGGFCACRALSTGFNDTPEKGSRPYDKDRDGFVMGEGAGVVVVEEYEHAKARGAKIYAEVVGYGMSGDAYHITAPAEDGDGAYRSMKMAIERAGISPEDIDYVNAHGTSTPLGDEIELRAVERLFGSEKVEVSMSSTKSAVGHLLGAAGAIEGIFSMLAIRDNVVPPTINLDNPSVETSLDLVANTKRERNVNIALSNSFGFGGTNASLVFKAVEA; the protein is encoded by the coding sequence CTGAGACGCGCAGTGGTTACGGGCATGGGCCTTGTAACTCCCCTTGGGACCGGCGTTGAAACAACATGGTCACGGCTCCTTGATGGCCAGTCCGGTGCCGGACAGATCACCAAGTTTGATGCCTCCGGTTACCCCTGCACCATTGCCTGCGAAGTGAAGCGCGGCGATGGCACGGACGGCACGTTCAATCAGGACGACTGGGTTGAGCCCAAAGAAGCCAAGCGCATGGATGATTTCATTATCTATTCGCAGGCAGCTGCCAAGCAGGCACTCGATGACGCAAACTGGCATCCAGAAGAGTACGAAGACCAGATCCGGTCTGGTGTGATTATTGGGTCTGGCATTGGTGGCCTTCCCGGTATTGAAGAAGGGGCACTGACGCTTCACAACAAGGGGCTGCGTCGACTGTCGCCGTTCTTTATTCCCGGTCGCCTGATCAATCTGACCTCCGGCTACGCCTCCATTCGCTGGGGCCTCAAAGGTCCAAACCACTCTGTGGTAACGGCCTGTTCAACAGGCGCACATGCCATTGGCGACGCGGCACGCATGGTGATGTTCGGCGACGCAGACGTCATGGTCGCCGGCGGGGCTGAAGGTGCGATCTCGCCGCTGGGCATTGGCGGCTTCTGCGCATGCCGCGCCCTTTCAACCGGTTTCAATGACACGCCGGAAAAAGGGTCGCGTCCCTATGACAAGGACCGCGACGGCTTTGTCATGGGTGAGGGCGCGGGTGTTGTCGTGGTCGAGGAATACGAACACGCCAAAGCACGCGGCGCGAAGATCTACGCCGAAGTCGTGGGCTACGGCATGTCCGGTGACGCCTACCACATCACGGCGCCTGCTGAAGATGGCGATGGCGCCTACCGCTCCATGAAAATGGCAATCGAGCGCGCAGGCATTTCTCCCGAAGACATTGACTATGTGAATGCGCACGGTACATCCACGCCTCTGGGCGATGAGATTGAGCTGCGGGCCGTAGAGCGCCTGTTCGGTTCAGAGAAGGTGGAAGTTTCAATGTCATCCACCAAGTCCGCTGTAGGTCACCTTCTGGGTGCGGCCGGTGCGATTGAAGGCATCTTCTCAATGCTCGCAATTCGCGACAATGTTGTGCCACCCACCATCAACCTCGACAATCCGTCGGTAGAGACGTCTCTTGATCTTGTGGCAAACACTAAGCGCGAGCGGAACGTGAATATCGCGCTGTCCAATTCCTTTGGCTTTGGCGGCACAAATGCTTCACTCGTCTTTAAGGCCGTTGAGGCATAA
- the mltG gene encoding endolytic transglycosylase MltG, whose translation MTETSTPPIKPEKPKRRFLRAIAFFTISFLVALLIVGAPMWIAWRGFVGPSDIPARTTVLIEEGSGLGRIANQLEREGLVADALMFRVGVEVHRKASSLKAGEYEIPRHASMREIMRILVEGKPILHSITVFEGMTSWEVVEHLKLQPVLTGSVPIVPAEGSLLPETYLVTRGTSRQDVIDRMRKAQRKVINDLWDDRQEGLPFNTIEEALVLASIVEKETGKGDERDKAASVFINRLRKGMRLQSDPTIIYGITNGEGPLGRRIRRSEINAVTPYNTYQIDGLPPTPIANPGEAAIAAVLNPAETEYLFFVADGTGGHAFAKTNRQHEQNVRVWRRIQRERGLR comes from the coding sequence ATGACTGAAACGTCTACTCCACCGATCAAACCGGAAAAGCCAAAGCGGCGTTTCCTGCGAGCGATTGCTTTCTTCACCATTTCATTTCTGGTGGCGCTGCTCATTGTGGGTGCACCGATGTGGATCGCGTGGCGCGGCTTTGTCGGCCCAAGTGATATTCCAGCCCGCACCACAGTCCTGATCGAAGAAGGATCCGGTCTTGGGCGCATTGCCAATCAGCTTGAGCGTGAAGGCCTTGTGGCAGATGCCCTGATGTTTCGCGTTGGCGTAGAAGTGCATCGCAAGGCTTCATCTCTGAAAGCCGGCGAGTACGAAATTCCACGTCACGCCAGCATGCGCGAAATCATGCGCATTCTGGTTGAAGGAAAACCCATCCTTCATTCCATCACTGTCTTCGAGGGCATGACCTCATGGGAAGTCGTTGAGCATCTCAAGCTTCAGCCTGTATTGACCGGCAGCGTCCCGATCGTTCCTGCCGAAGGATCGCTCCTGCCCGAAACCTATCTAGTGACCCGCGGCACGTCGCGTCAGGACGTCATAGACCGTATGCGCAAGGCCCAGCGAAAGGTTATCAACGACCTTTGGGACGACCGTCAGGAAGGTCTGCCGTTCAACACCATTGAAGAAGCGCTGGTACTGGCCTCCATTGTGGAGAAGGAAACCGGCAAGGGCGATGAGCGCGACAAGGCTGCCAGCGTTTTTATCAATCGTCTGCGAAAGGGAATGCGGCTTCAGTCTGACCCAACCATTATTTATGGCATTACCAACGGCGAGGGGCCGCTTGGCCGCCGCATACGCCGCTCGGAGATAAATGCTGTCACCCCGTACAATACCTATCAGATTGACGGACTGCCCCCGACCCCGATTGCCAATCCCGGGGAAGCGGCGATTGCCGCAGTTTTGAACCCGGCTGAAACGGAATACCTGTTTTTTGTTGCGGATGGCACGGGCGGCCACGCCTTTGCAAAGACCAATCGTCAGCACGAACAGAATGTACGCGTCTGGAGACGGATACAGCGTGAGCGCGGACTGCGCTAA
- a CDS encoding YicC/YloC family endoribonuclease: MTGFGRADGSRADWRWHWELKTVNARGLDIRMRMPNGLEPLEQGLKKSLQAKLKRGAVQVFINIERENAGADVRVNAALAAKLMADLKELATGLGTQPPTLDAVLGIRGVVEVAEPDTDEDETAARLAAVAATFDEAVESLVSARTDEGAKLQTILESVLTEIAQLVARADALAVVAPEAIRSRLEAQVTELLADRAEMPEERIIQEVAMLAGKADIREELDRLRAHIAQARTLLAEGISVGRKLDFLAQEFNREANTLCSKSSDTELTRIGLDLKAAIEQLREQVQNVE; this comes from the coding sequence ATGACGGGATTCGGTCGCGCCGACGGATCTCGCGCTGACTGGCGCTGGCATTGGGAGCTCAAGACCGTCAACGCACGTGGTCTTGATATCCGTATGCGGATGCCCAATGGACTTGAGCCACTCGAACAAGGTCTCAAAAAATCGCTTCAGGCAAAGCTCAAGCGCGGCGCAGTTCAGGTTTTCATCAACATTGAACGGGAAAATGCCGGCGCCGATGTGCGGGTCAATGCGGCGCTCGCCGCCAAGCTCATGGCCGATCTCAAGGAACTGGCCACCGGACTGGGCACGCAGCCACCCACACTGGATGCCGTATTGGGAATTCGCGGAGTCGTTGAAGTCGCCGAGCCGGACACTGACGAAGACGAAACGGCTGCCCGCCTTGCGGCCGTGGCTGCGACGTTCGATGAAGCGGTGGAGAGCCTCGTATCCGCCAGGACAGACGAAGGCGCCAAACTCCAGACAATCCTTGAAAGCGTGCTGACAGAAATCGCCCAGCTTGTTGCCCGTGCAGACGCACTTGCAGTGGTGGCCCCGGAGGCCATTCGCAGCAGGCTGGAAGCGCAGGTGACTGAGCTTCTGGCGGACCGCGCAGAAATGCCTGAAGAGCGGATCATTCAGGAAGTTGCCATGCTGGCCGGCAAAGCAGACATTCGCGAAGAACTGGACCGGCTGCGCGCCCACATTGCGCAAGCCAGAACGCTCTTGGCGGAAGGCATTTCAGTTGGCCGCAAGCTTGATTTTCTGGCGCAGGAATTCAACCGGGAAGCCAACACGCTGTGCTCAAAGTCATCGGACACTGAGCTCACGCGCATAGGGCTTGATCTCAAGGCAGCCATCGAACAATTACGCGAGCAGGTGCAAAACGTTGAGTGA
- the gmk gene encoding guanylate kinase — protein sequence MFVMSSPSGAGKTTLSRGLLETDAEIVMSVSATTRAPRPGEVDGKDYYFASVEEFGLMVNRREFLEHAKVFDNYYGTPKAPVEEALASGQDVLFDIDWQGTQQLKQNAGADVVSIFILPPSTQELERRLHSRAQDSAEVVASRMSKAADEMSHWAEYDYIIVNQDIAQSSAQIRAILDAERLKRPRQTGLDGFVKGLREGL from the coding sequence ATGTTCGTCATGTCCTCGCCGTCCGGCGCTGGAAAAACAACTCTGTCTCGTGGTCTGCTGGAAACGGACGCTGAAATCGTGATGTCCGTGTCCGCCACAACGCGCGCGCCGCGCCCCGGCGAAGTTGACGGTAAGGATTACTATTTCGCCTCGGTGGAAGAGTTCGGGCTGATGGTGAATCGCCGCGAATTCCTTGAACACGCCAAAGTCTTTGACAACTACTACGGCACGCCCAAAGCACCGGTCGAAGAAGCATTGGCCAGTGGCCAGGATGTCCTGTTCGACATCGACTGGCAGGGGACGCAACAGCTCAAACAGAACGCTGGCGCCGATGTGGTGAGCATTTTCATATTGCCACCCTCAACCCAGGAACTCGAACGGCGTCTGCATTCCCGTGCACAGGACAGTGCCGAAGTCGTGGCCAGTCGCATGTCCAAGGCTGCGGACGAAATGAGCCACTGGGCAGAGTACGACTACATCATCGTCAATCAGGACATTGCGCAAAGCAGCGCGCAGATAAGAGCCATTCTGGACGCGGAACGCTTGAAGCGCCCGCGCCAGACTGGCCTTGATGGGTTCGTCAAAGGCCTCCGCGAAGGCCTTTAG